The Chloroflexota bacterium genome window below encodes:
- a CDS encoding glycosyltransferase family 2 protein, with translation MVNRTRDLLLAEPESALDGTARGRPASLSVVIPALNEENGIDAILQRVLAQREGLAQVGIRELEVIVVDDGSKDKTADRIRTYSDVRLIQHEVNKGYGAALKTGFNAATGDLLAFLDADGTYPPESFPALCQAVEEHGADLIIGSRMLSGESEMPLVRRVGNTIFAALLSIVGSRRISDSASGMRVFHRDMLPILYPLPDGLDFTPAMSTRAVYEGLKMVEVPIPYKERVGRSKLNPLKDGIRFLRSILWTALLYDPQRFFSTFGLGLLIVAFLLGLGPTIYYAQNRHLQEDMIYRLFAVLILSVAGVNLLAFGVTCQAILGLLPARRRPPPAVPRPWRGRLAGIGVIMVILGMGLMTPAALQWLATRQITAHWSYFAAGGTLVLTGLGLATWFILLLILQELTTRDARARRDLSA, from the coding sequence ATGGTGAACCGTACTCGCGATCTTCTGCTGGCCGAACCCGAGAGCGCCCTGGATGGGACGGCGCGGGGCCGCCCGGCCTCACTCTCGGTGGTGATCCCGGCCCTCAACGAGGAGAATGGCATCGACGCCATCCTCCAGCGGGTGCTGGCGCAGCGCGAGGGGCTGGCCCAGGTGGGCATCCGGGAGCTGGAAGTCATCGTCGTGGACGATGGCTCGAAGGACAAGACGGCGGACCGCATCCGCACCTACAGCGATGTTCGCCTGATTCAGCACGAGGTCAACAAGGGGTACGGCGCGGCGCTCAAGACGGGCTTCAATGCCGCGACGGGCGACCTGCTGGCCTTCCTCGATGCTGACGGCACCTACCCGCCCGAGTCGTTCCCGGCGCTCTGCCAGGCGGTCGAGGAGCACGGGGCCGACCTGATCATCGGCTCGCGCATGTTGAGCGGCGAAAGCGAGATGCCGCTGGTGCGGCGGGTTGGCAACACGATCTTCGCCGCGCTGCTGAGCATCGTCGGCTCGCGGCGGATCTCGGACAGCGCCAGCGGCATGCGGGTCTTCCACCGCGACATGCTCCCGATCCTGTACCCGCTGCCGGACGGCCTCGACTTCACCCCGGCCATGAGCACCCGCGCCGTCTACGAGGGGCTCAAGATGGTCGAGGTGCCGATCCCCTACAAGGAGCGCGTCGGCCGCTCGAAGCTGAACCCGCTCAAGGACGGTATCCGCTTCCTGCGCTCGATTCTCTGGACGGCCCTGCTCTACGATCCGCAGCGCTTCTTCAGCACGTTCGGGCTGGGGCTGTTGATCGTGGCATTCTTGCTCGGGCTTGGACCGACCATCTACTACGCGCAGAACCGGCACCTGCAAGAAGACATGATCTACCGCCTGTTCGCGGTGCTGATCCTGAGCGTGGCGGGTGTCAACCTGCTCGCCTTCGGGGTGACCTGTCAGGCGATCCTCGGGTTGCTGCCGGCCCGCCGCCGGCCGCCGCCAGCGGTGCCGCGCCCCTGGCGTGGCCGCCTCGCCGGCATCGGCGTGATCATGGTCATCCTCGGGATGGGGCTGATGACGCCGGCTGCGCTCCAGTGGCTTGCCACCCGGCAGATCACGGCGCACTGGTCGTACTTTGCGGCTGGCGGGACGCTCGTGCTGACGGGGCTCGGGCTGGCAACGTGGTTCATCCTGCTGCTGATCCTGCAAGAGCTGACCACGCGTGACGCCCGCGCGCGCCGCGACCTGAGCGCCTGA
- a CDS encoding mechanosensitive ion channel has translation MDGWLLAAYEFGPPALRALFVAVATYIAVRVARSSFNYTARRADVTARLLIGRIITTVIVGIGVATILDTIGVPLTTFVTVLGVAGLGISLAMQDILKSFVAGTYLLFERPFRIGDEISVKDQRGIVEHIGIRTTQLRNADNVQIIIPNSVMFAEMVANRTNERKPEPADRPAEAAATAAPAGAASIPAAPASSPEVQTPAPAAPASAPPAPSETPTSRA, from the coding sequence ATGGACGGATGGCTCCTCGCCGCGTACGAGTTCGGTCCGCCGGCCTTGCGTGCGCTCTTCGTCGCCGTTGCGACGTACATCGCCGTTCGCGTGGCGCGCTCGTCGTTCAACTACACGGCCCGTCGTGCGGACGTGACGGCTCGCCTGTTGATCGGGCGGATCATCACGACGGTCATCGTGGGCATCGGCGTCGCCACGATTCTCGACACCATCGGCGTGCCGCTGACCACCTTCGTCACGGTGCTGGGCGTCGCCGGACTCGGCATCTCGCTGGCGATGCAGGACATCCTCAAGAGCTTTGTGGCGGGGACGTACCTGCTGTTCGAGCGGCCGTTCCGCATCGGCGACGAGATCTCGGTGAAGGATCAGCGGGGCATCGTCGAGCACATCGGCATCCGGACCACGCAGTTGCGGAACGCCGACAACGTCCAGATCATCATCCCGAACTCGGTGATGTTCGCCGAGATGGTGGCGAACCGGACCAACGAGCGGAAGCCCGAGCCGGCCGACCGGCCCGCCGAGGCCGCCGCGACGGCAGCGCCAGCCGGCGCGGCTTCGATTCCAGCGGCCCCGGCGTCATCTCCGGAGGTCCAGACCCCGGCCCCGGCGGCCCCGGCGTCCGCTCCGCCCGCCCCGTCCGAAACGCCGACTTCGCGCGCCTGA
- a CDS encoding peptidylprolyl isomerase encodes MSVRLRRRRLLALLPASVAALGLSAACSQAGSSPSAPRTANEQQTGAKPSEAKPADAKPTAAAAAASPKLAQKPLAGPPAMSIDQNKQYTALIKTSMGDMTAELYAKDAPNTVNNFVFLSREGFYNGVIFHRIIKEFMVQTGDPQGTGMGGPGYKFNDELTGPQTYVKGTLAMANAGPNTQGSQFFICHGSRAETLPKRYSIFGKVTTGLDVLDKIAGVQVRPGPSGEPSQPVDPPKIDTVQIAEA; translated from the coding sequence ATGTCTGTGCGCCTCCGCCGGCGCCGCCTGCTGGCGCTGCTCCCGGCGTCCGTCGCCGCTCTCGGACTCTCGGCGGCCTGCAGCCAGGCCGGCAGCTCGCCGTCCGCCCCGCGGACGGCCAACGAGCAGCAAACCGGAGCCAAGCCGTCGGAGGCGAAGCCAGCCGACGCCAAGCCCACCGCCGCGGCGGCTGCCGCCTCGCCAAAGCTGGCCCAGAAGCCGCTGGCCGGCCCGCCGGCGATGTCCATCGACCAGAACAAGCAGTACACCGCCCTCATCAAGACCAGCATGGGCGATATGACGGCGGAGCTGTACGCGAAAGACGCCCCGAACACCGTCAACAACTTCGTCTTCCTCTCGCGCGAGGGGTTCTACAACGGGGTGATCTTTCACCGGATCATCAAAGAGTTCATGGTTCAGACCGGCGACCCCCAGGGCACCGGTATGGGCGGCCCCGGCTACAAGTTCAACGACGAGCTGACCGGGCCCCAGACCTATGTCAAGGGCACGCTGGCGATGGCGAACGCCGGCCCGAATACGCAGGGCAGCCAGTTCTTCATCTGCCACGGCTCGCGCGCCGAGACCCTCCCCAAGCGCTACTCGATCTTTGGGAAGGTCACCACCGGGTTGGATGTGCTCGACAAGATCGCGGGCGTCCAGGTGCGCCCCGGACCGAGCGGCGAGCCGTCCCAGCCGGTCGACCCGCCGAAGATCGACACCGTCCAGATCGCCGAGGCCTGA
- a CDS encoding peptidylprolyl isomerase gives MAEQKQWSSPPAFALDGGKKYTATIKTSLGDMTADLFVGDAPQTANNFVFLAREGFYDGVIFHRIIRDFMVQTGDPTGTGMGGPGYRFKDELSGPQGYTKGTLAMANAGPNTQGSQFFICHGRNAEGLPKNYTIFGRVTSGLDVLDKIATVPVQVGRSGEPSSPVEPPVIEAVEIAEA, from the coding sequence ATGGCAGAGCAGAAGCAGTGGTCATCCCCTCCCGCCTTCGCGCTCGACGGGGGCAAGAAGTACACCGCTACCATCAAGACCAGCCTCGGCGACATGACGGCTGACCTGTTCGTGGGCGACGCGCCGCAGACGGCCAACAACTTCGTGTTCCTGGCCCGTGAGGGCTTCTACGACGGCGTCATCTTCCACCGCATCATCCGCGACTTCATGGTTCAGACCGGCGATCCGACGGGCACCGGCATGGGCGGCCCCGGCTACCGCTTCAAGGACGAGCTGTCTGGCCCGCAGGGCTACACCAAGGGCACGCTGGCGATGGCGAACGCCGGCCCGAACACCCAGGGCAGCCAGTTCTTCATCTGCCACGGCCGGAACGCCGAGGGCCTGCCGAAGAACTACACCATTTTCGGGCGGGTGACGTCCGGCCTGGACGTGCTGGACAAGATCGCGACGGTCCCGGTCCAGGTCGGACGGTCAGGCGAGCCGTCCTCGCCGGTCGAGCCGCCGGTGATCGAGGCAGTCGAGATCGCCGAGGCGTAG
- a CDS encoding sulfite oxidase, with product MERRRVVSADPPNYESRLDLVAGWITPRDLHFVRSQHVAPNIDPRTYRLSIEGDAVGNPIQLSLADLKALPSRSQVNWLECAGNSRVQYERVLGKAVDPAQLPWGQGAVSNSEWTGVSLSTVLDLADIKPSAVDVMPEGLDDGKIARPMPIDIARRPETILAYAMNGDPLPPDNGFPVRMVVPGWIGTNSIKWVGRVVVSSEPIKVKWNTTSYAMHGPDYPDDPALTFQPVKSVLSLPWEADLSAGPQTVRGFAWSPYGRVARVEYSFDGGAHWEQANLLAPNEPLAWVRWEFNWKAAPGSYEITTRATDEQGNTQPDSVQWNSLGYLYSACVAHPVTVSG from the coding sequence ATGGAACGTCGTCGTGTCGTCTCGGCCGATCCACCGAACTACGAGAGCCGCCTCGATCTGGTGGCCGGGTGGATCACCCCACGCGATCTGCACTTTGTTCGCAGCCAGCACGTTGCCCCGAACATCGATCCGCGGACCTATCGTCTGAGCATCGAGGGCGACGCGGTTGGCAACCCGATTCAGCTCTCGCTGGCGGATCTGAAGGCGTTGCCGTCCAGGTCACAGGTTAACTGGCTCGAATGTGCTGGGAACTCCCGCGTCCAGTATGAGCGGGTGCTCGGGAAGGCTGTCGATCCGGCCCAGCTCCCCTGGGGGCAGGGCGCCGTCAGCAATTCTGAGTGGACCGGCGTCTCGCTCTCGACGGTGCTCGACCTGGCGGACATCAAGCCGAGCGCCGTGGATGTGATGCCCGAGGGGCTGGACGACGGCAAGATCGCCCGTCCGATGCCCATCGACATCGCGCGGCGCCCCGAGACGATCCTGGCCTACGCTATGAACGGCGATCCGCTGCCGCCGGACAACGGATTTCCCGTGCGGATGGTGGTGCCGGGCTGGATCGGCACCAACAGCATCAAGTGGGTCGGGCGGGTCGTCGTGTCGAGCGAGCCGATCAAGGTGAAGTGGAACACGACCAGCTACGCGATGCATGGCCCGGACTACCCTGACGATCCGGCGCTGACGTTTCAGCCGGTCAAGAGCGTCTTGTCGCTGCCGTGGGAGGCCGATCTCAGCGCTGGCCCGCAGACGGTGCGTGGCTTCGCGTGGTCGCCGTATGGCCGGGTCGCAAGGGTTGAGTACAGCTTCGACGGCGGCGCACACTGGGAGCAGGCCAACCTGCTGGCGCCGAACGAGCCGCTGGCCTGGGTGCGTTGGGAGTTCAACTGGAAGGCCGCGCCCGGCAGCTACGAGATCACGACGCGCGCCACCGACGAGCAGGGCAACACGCAGCCGGACTCGGTGCAGTGGAACTCGCTCGGCTACCTGTACAGCGCCTGCGTCGCGCACCCGGTGACCGTCTCAGGGTAG
- a CDS encoding N-acetyl-gamma-glutamyl-phosphate reductase, whose product MVRAQIVGATGYGGVGMVELLLRHPEIRVTSLLAVSDVGKPLSAFYPHLRGFCDTVVEEAKPERVGQDAELVIFSTPDRVGMGYAQQLVDAGIRILDYSGDFRFATLPLYEWYAKAHPSVAGKPHLTPNLFERAVYGVPELNRARIREASVVGNPGCFAIAMILSLLPAIKAGLIDPKSIIADGKTGISGAGKKPSATNHFPERNESVTPYRVASHQHVYETVASLEAVAGEKVGITFVPHLVPLTRGIITTSYAQLRKDVSAKEIQAVYEETFKDEPFVRVLPPGLTPGPKAVSGSNLCDVSVVLDEENGRLVMVGSIDNLMKGQAGVALQNINIMFGFPEKTALDRSPIYP is encoded by the coding sequence GTGGTCCGAGCGCAGATTGTCGGAGCGACGGGGTACGGCGGTGTCGGGATGGTGGAGCTGTTGCTCAGGCATCCCGAGATCAGGGTGACCTCGCTGCTGGCAGTCTCCGATGTCGGGAAGCCGCTGAGCGCCTTCTATCCGCATTTGCGCGGCTTCTGCGACACCGTCGTCGAGGAGGCGAAGCCGGAGCGGGTCGGCCAGGACGCCGAGCTGGTGATCTTCTCGACGCCGGATCGGGTCGGCATGGGGTATGCCCAGCAACTGGTGGACGCCGGCATCCGCATCCTCGACTACAGCGGCGACTTTCGCTTTGCGACGCTGCCGCTGTACGAGTGGTACGCGAAGGCCCATCCGAGCGTGGCCGGCAAGCCGCACCTGACCCCGAACCTGTTCGAGCGGGCGGTGTACGGCGTGCCGGAGCTGAACCGCGCGCGGATCCGCGAGGCCAGCGTCGTCGGGAACCCCGGCTGCTTCGCCATCGCGATGATCCTCTCGCTGCTGCCGGCCATCAAGGCCGGGCTGATCGATCCGAAGTCGATCATCGCCGACGGAAAGACTGGGATCTCGGGGGCGGGGAAGAAGCCCTCGGCGACGAACCACTTCCCGGAACGCAATGAGAGCGTCACCCCGTACCGGGTGGCGTCGCATCAGCATGTTTACGAGACGGTCGCGTCGCTGGAAGCTGTCGCTGGTGAGAAGGTCGGCATCACCTTCGTGCCGCACCTCGTGCCGCTGACGCGGGGGATCATCACCACGTCGTACGCGCAGCTTCGGAAGGATGTCTCCGCGAAGGAGATCCAGGCGGTCTACGAGGAGACGTTCAAGGACGAGCCGTTCGTGCGGGTGTTGCCGCCGGGCCTGACCCCCGGTCCGAAGGCCGTCTCCGGCTCCAACCTCTGCGACGTCAGCGTCGTGCTGGACGAGGAGAATGGGCGGCTGGTGATGGTCGGCTCCATCGACAACCTGATGAAGGGTCAGGCTGGCGTGGCCCTCCAGAACATCAACATCATGTTCGGGTTCCCAGAGAAGACCGCGCTCGACCGGTCGCCGATCTACCCGTAG
- a CDS encoding FAD-binding oxidoreductase — protein MAQVEVVVVGSGVIGSSIAYHLARQGRRVLVVDRSRPAVEPAASWASAGGVRRQGRDPAEARLASESIGRWPSLPDELGADLGYQQGGNLYVGEGDAEAEIVAQFAARQVANGFSDVRLLDAREVHELAPALSETVTAASYSPQDGQADPVLTTRAFAAAAERHGALSWHETATTGLLLAGDRVTGVRTRREDVHADAVVLAAGVWTDEIAATAGLRLPIRTRVPQILISSPAAPGTLRQVLGSAGRRLSLKQLPTGEFMLGGGWPGIAAEDRRSFTMVEESISGGWAAGVGIVPAVDEQRIVRKWCGLEAETFDHIPLIGPVSGLPGLTLAVGFSGHGFAIAPAVGRCVADQLAGRPTPELAGLDPGRAASFDPAALQAFLDDTSIAGLGVG, from the coding sequence ATGGCACAGGTTGAGGTGGTTGTGGTCGGCAGCGGCGTCATCGGAAGCTCGATTGCCTACCACCTGGCGCGCCAGGGCCGGCGCGTGCTGGTCGTCGACCGGAGCCGCCCGGCCGTCGAGCCGGCCGCGTCCTGGGCCAGCGCCGGTGGCGTGCGGCGGCAGGGCCGAGATCCGGCCGAGGCCCGGCTGGCGAGCGAGTCGATTGGCCGCTGGCCCTCGCTGCCGGACGAGCTTGGCGCGGACCTGGGCTACCAGCAGGGCGGCAACCTCTACGTTGGCGAGGGCGACGCCGAGGCCGAGATCGTTGCCCAGTTCGCGGCGCGGCAGGTGGCGAACGGCTTCTCGGACGTGCGCCTGCTCGACGCCCGCGAGGTGCACGAGCTGGCGCCGGCCCTCAGCGAGACGGTCACGGCTGCCAGCTACAGCCCACAGGACGGGCAGGCCGATCCGGTCCTGACGACGCGCGCCTTCGCGGCGGCGGCCGAGCGCCACGGCGCGCTGTCCTGGCACGAGACGGCGACCACGGGCCTGTTGCTGGCGGGCGATCGGGTCACGGGCGTCCGCACGCGCCGCGAGGACGTCCATGCCGACGCCGTCGTGCTGGCGGCCGGCGTCTGGACCGACGAGATCGCCGCGACGGCCGGCCTGCGCCTGCCGATCCGGACGCGCGTGCCGCAGATCCTGATTTCGAGTCCCGCCGCGCCGGGGACGCTCCGGCAGGTGCTCGGCTCGGCGGGGCGACGGCTGTCACTCAAGCAGCTGCCGACCGGCGAGTTCATGCTGGGCGGCGGCTGGCCGGGCATCGCCGCCGAAGATCGGCGCTCATTCACGATGGTCGAGGAGAGCATCAGCGGCGGCTGGGCGGCCGGCGTCGGCATCGTGCCGGCCGTGGACGAGCAGCGCATCGTGCGGAAGTGGTGCGGGCTGGAAGCGGAGACGTTCGACCACATCCCGCTGATCGGGCCGGTCTCGGGGCTCCCTGGTCTGACGCTGGCGGTCGGCTTCTCGGGGCACGGGTTCGCCATCGCGCCGGCGGTCGGGCGATGCGTGGCCGATCAACTGGCCGGCCGTCCGACGCCCGAGCTGGCGGGCCTGGACCCCGGCCGCGCGGCCTCCTTCGACCCCGCCGCGCTGCAGGCGTTCCTCGACGACACCTCCATTGCTGGCCTGGGCGTCGGGTGA
- a CDS encoding response regulator — translation MNKRTVLLADDDPGLRRLVGATLGSEHFNLLSAADGDETLVMAREHLPALILLDIEMPRRSGLEVCRLLKADQRTAHIKIVMLTASGSEVHRTRAFEASADDYFVKPFSPIALLDKVYALLG, via the coding sequence ATGAACAAGCGCACAGTCCTGCTCGCTGACGACGACCCCGGCTTGCGCCGGCTCGTCGGGGCGACGCTCGGGTCCGAGCACTTCAACCTGCTCTCCGCCGCCGATGGCGATGAGACGCTCGTGATGGCCCGGGAGCATCTGCCGGCCCTGATCCTGCTTGATATCGAGATGCCCAGGCGCAGCGGACTCGAGGTCTGCCGGCTGCTCAAGGCTGACCAGCGCACCGCGCACATCAAGATCGTGATGCTGACGGCGAGCGGCAGCGAGGTCCACCGGACGCGCGCCTTCGAGGCCTCGGCCGACGACTACTTCGTCAAGCCGTTCAGCCCCATCGCCCTGCTCGACAAGGTGTACGCGCTGCTTGGCTGA
- a CDS encoding sensor domain-containing diguanylate cyclase has protein sequence MPADDGLTGEQQELLRLRERVRELETSQRQLEIYAEDLRRTFGELRRQLTHMSDLHRISTSIGEVLEPAEVMARTLEGVGRLVENQAACIYLVEGEEMVRAATVGDLALLPPERLTVQVSPFGSLLSGADAAAIPADARSLMVVMRASGKIIGVLYIVRAFGAPLVEDDRKLAEMVATEAAAAIYNARLYEQTQRLAITDPLTGLSNHRNFREALGLEVARASRLGYAVGLLMVDVDNFKRVNDTFGHPVGDEVLKSIAGALRTNLRQTDLASRYGGEEFAIILPGLGLRGVRAVGEKLRRAVRSLHPLTIHGAPPMYLSISIGGVSASQPDLDGAEMIRTADLALYAAKHRGRNTVCLYPDDLADDQPPPEMHRHEQAHSPAR, from the coding sequence ATGCCCGCTGACGACGGGTTGACCGGCGAGCAGCAGGAACTGCTGCGTCTGCGTGAGCGGGTCCGTGAGCTGGAAACGTCCCAGCGGCAGCTGGAGATCTATGCCGAGGATCTTCGGCGGACGTTTGGCGAGCTGCGGCGACAGTTGACGCACATGAGCGACCTCCACCGCATCAGTACCTCCATTGGCGAGGTACTGGAGCCCGCCGAGGTAATGGCCCGGACGCTTGAGGGGGTCGGACGGCTCGTCGAGAATCAGGCCGCCTGCATCTACCTCGTGGAAGGCGAGGAGATGGTGCGGGCTGCGACGGTCGGCGATCTGGCGCTGCTGCCGCCCGAGCGCCTGACGGTGCAGGTGTCGCCGTTCGGGTCATTGCTGAGCGGCGCCGACGCCGCGGCGATCCCTGCCGATGCCCGCTCGTTGATGGTGGTCATGCGGGCCAGTGGCAAGATCATCGGCGTTCTGTACATCGTGCGTGCGTTCGGCGCACCGCTGGTCGAGGACGACCGGAAGCTGGCCGAGATGGTGGCGACGGAGGCGGCAGCCGCCATTTACAATGCTCGCCTTTACGAGCAGACGCAGCGGCTGGCTATCACCGATCCGCTGACCGGCCTCTCAAACCACCGGAATTTCCGGGAGGCGCTGGGGCTGGAAGTCGCTCGTGCGAGCCGGCTGGGATACGCCGTTGGGCTGCTGATGGTGGATGTTGACAACTTCAAGCGCGTCAACGATACATTCGGGCACCCGGTAGGGGATGAGGTGCTGAAGAGCATCGCCGGAGCGCTGCGAACCAACCTCCGCCAGACGGACCTGGCCTCGCGCTACGGCGGCGAAGAGTTTGCCATCATCCTGCCTGGCCTGGGCCTGCGTGGTGTCCGCGCGGTGGGCGAGAAGCTGCGGCGCGCCGTGCGGAGCCTCCATCCTCTGACTATCCACGGCGCTCCGCCTATGTACCTCTCGATCAGTATCGGTGGCGTCTCGGCGTCTCAGCCCGATCTGGACGGGGCCGAAATGATTCGGACAGCGGACCTTGCCCTCTATGCGGCGAAGCATCGAGGACGCAACACGGTCTGCCTGTACCCAGACGATCTGGCAGACGACCAGCCCCCGCCGGAGATGCATCGTCATGAACAAGCGCACAGTCCTGCTCGCTGA
- a CDS encoding methyltransferase domain-containing protein, which translates to MSAELEILLPETLESVPCGLCASWDAQELYPAAERRNGHGSASEAYACTNTAYGMCGPIVKCKRCGLVYQSPVPSSEEILDAYDGVVDTRYVEESSGRMETFAHDLDAVERHERGGKILDVGCHLGLFLDVAKERGWDVHGVEPSRWSVEQARARGLDVRHGTLESVYFDDESFDTVTMWDVIEHLTDPLAELKRMHRILKPGGLLAVSTMNVDALFPRLAGRRWPWYMQMHLVYFSKRTLHNMLTKAGYQVVEMSTHRRVVRLSYLISRIEPYCRPLYQVLDFLVRKSGQGDRLVAVDLGDIFMTFARKV; encoded by the coding sequence ATGTCGGCAGAGCTAGAGATCCTTCTTCCTGAGACGCTCGAAAGTGTTCCCTGCGGCCTGTGTGCCAGCTGGGATGCGCAGGAGCTCTATCCCGCCGCCGAGCGTCGGAACGGTCACGGGTCGGCCAGCGAGGCGTACGCCTGCACCAATACGGCCTACGGCATGTGCGGGCCGATTGTGAAGTGCAAGCGCTGCGGCCTGGTCTACCAGAGTCCGGTGCCCTCCTCCGAGGAGATCCTGGACGCCTACGATGGCGTGGTGGACACGCGGTACGTCGAAGAGTCCAGCGGCCGAATGGAGACGTTCGCGCACGACCTGGACGCCGTGGAGCGCCACGAGCGCGGCGGCAAGATCCTGGACGTGGGCTGCCATCTGGGGCTGTTTCTGGACGTGGCGAAGGAGCGTGGCTGGGACGTGCACGGCGTCGAGCCGTCGCGGTGGTCGGTGGAGCAGGCGCGGGCGCGCGGCCTGGACGTGCGGCATGGCACGCTTGAGAGCGTCTACTTCGACGACGAGTCGTTTGACACGGTCACGATGTGGGACGTCATCGAGCACCTGACGGACCCGCTGGCCGAGCTGAAGCGAATGCACCGCATCCTGAAGCCGGGCGGGCTGCTGGCCGTCTCGACGATGAACGTCGATGCGCTGTTCCCGCGCCTCGCCGGCCGGCGCTGGCCATGGTACATGCAGATGCACCTGGTCTACTTCTCCAAGCGGACCCTGCACAACATGCTGACCAAGGCCGGGTATCAGGTGGTCGAGATGTCCACCCACCGGCGGGTTGTGAGGCTTTCGTACCTGATCTCTCGCATCGAGCCGTACTGCCGGCCGTTGTATCAGGTGCTGGACTTTCTGGTTCGTAAGTCGGGTCAGGGCGACCGTCTCGTGGCGGTTGACCTTGGTGACATCTTCATGACGTTCGCCCGCAAGGTCTGA
- a CDS encoding class I SAM-dependent methyltransferase, with protein MNPKQLVADGYDRIAETYAARVAGGVNEHRFRHLAVLEAELPVGARVLDLGCGAGVPVARRLAERFDVTGVDISRRQIELARASVPNATFSHGDMTALTFPAASFDAVVAFFSLIHLPRDEHAAMFASIATWLRPGGLLVASTGSYSDPGTVEQDWLGAPMYWSFFASAVSLALIRAAGLEIVEAQDVTADEDGQPVTFLWVVARKPPSGVSS; from the coding sequence ATGAATCCGAAGCAGCTCGTGGCCGATGGCTACGACAGGATTGCTGAGACGTACGCCGCCCGGGTTGCGGGTGGTGTCAACGAGCATCGCTTCCGTCATCTTGCCGTTCTCGAAGCCGAGCTACCCGTGGGTGCTCGCGTGCTCGATCTCGGCTGTGGCGCCGGAGTGCCCGTCGCACGCCGTCTCGCCGAGCGGTTCGACGTGACGGGCGTCGATATCTCCCGTCGTCAGATCGAGCTTGCGCGTGCCAGCGTGCCCAATGCGACGTTCAGCCATGGCGACATGACCGCGCTGACATTCCCGGCTGCGAGCTTTGATGCCGTCGTGGCGTTCTTCTCGCTCATCCATCTCCCGCGAGACGAGCACGCGGCGATGTTCGCCAGCATCGCGACCTGGCTGCGGCCGGGCGGGCTGCTGGTCGCGTCCACGGGGTCGTACTCGGACCCGGGGACGGTCGAGCAGGACTGGCTAGGTGCCCCGATGTACTGGAGCTTCTTCGCCAGCGCCGTGAGCCTGGCCCTGATCCGGGCGGCTGGACTGGAGATCGTGGAGGCGCAGGATGTGACGGCTGATGAGGACGGTCAGCCGGTGACGTTCCTGTGGGTGGTTGCCCGAAAGCCCCCGAGCGGTGTGAGCAGCTGA